In the genome of Hippoglossus hippoglossus isolate fHipHip1 chromosome 4, fHipHip1.pri, whole genome shotgun sequence, one region contains:
- the ctdspl3 gene encoding CTD small phosphatase-like protein 3, which produces MRLRSHKTTSPDTPRTNRRPSVKATPRRARAAVPESPLPTKVEETLDKESHHSDDEVPLMMRRRLPRGRPRKRAIAVEDRETDLAFKTPVRPVLRQERILSEIDPASPSNSTTRNIYSPIVRFLTPSKENSNGTGKSILLSPEQGVFGFGSGELLAGDEDEDDIFNPFTFIKNIPSQSEYSPPRLRVIPPKTRSTPEATLVLDLEETLMFSSLSVIEDAAYTFHTAFQDNQYKVHMILRPHLKEFLQSMSKVYELVVYTCAKKEYAEKILDVLDPQRKLFRHRLFQDDCACILGHYIKDLSILGRDLAKTVVLDNAPHTYPYHLMNTIPIKSWSGESADRELHKLISYMEKLSAAEDCREVLKKRKDHFHRLLSED; this is translated from the exons ATGAGACTCAGGTCTCACAAAACGACCTCTCCGGACACTCCGAGGACCAACCGCCGTCCGTCCGTCAAAGCGACGCCGAGACGAGCCCGCGCGGCGGTGCCCGAGAGCCCGCTGCCGACCAAG GTTGAAGAAACTTTGGATAAAGAATCCCACCACTCAGATGATGAAGTTCCCCTAATGATGAGGCGGCGGCTCCCTCGCGGCCGACCAAGGAAGAGGGCCATCGCTGTTGAGGACAGAGAAACTG ATTTGGCCTTCAAGACTCCGGTCAGACCCGTCCTGCGCCAAGAGCGCATACTGTCCGAGATCGACCCGGCGTCTCCAAGCAACTCAACAACCAGAAACATTTACTCGCCCATTGTGCGTTTCCTCACACCCAGCAAAGAGA ATTCGAATGGTACTGGAAAGAGCATTTTGTTGAGTCCAGAACAAGGTGTATTTGGTTTCGGCTCCGGTGAACTTCTGGCcggagatgaggacgaggacgacaTCTTCAACCC aTTTACCTTCATCAAGAACATACCGTCACAGTCTGAGTATTCCCCACCGCGACTCAGAGTCATTCCCCCCAAGACCAGGAGCACTCCAGAGGCCACGCTGGTGCTCGACCTG GAGGAGACGCTGATGTTCAGCTCTCTGAGCGTGATCGAAGACGCGGCGTACACCTTCCACACGGCGTTCCAGGACAATCAATACAAG GTGCACATGATCCTTCGACCACATTTGAAAGAGTTTCTTCAGTCCATGTCAAAAGTCTATGAG CTGGTTGTTTACACATGTGCAAAGAAGGAATATGCTGAGAAGATTCTGGACGTCCTGGACCCGCAGAGGAAACTGTTTCG ACATCGACTGTTTCAGGACGACTGCGCCTGCATCCTCGGCCACTACATCAAAGATCTCAGCATCCTGGGGAGGGACCTGGCTAAGACCGTGGTCCTGGATAACGCACCACACACTTACCCGTACCAC CTGATGAACACGATTCCCATTAAGAGCTGGTCGGGAGAGTCAGCGGACAGAGAGCTCCACAAACTCATCTCTTACATGGAGAAACTGTCTGCAGCG GAGGATTGTCGGGAGGtgctgaagaagaggaaggatcATTTCCACAGGCTGCTGTCGGAGGACTGA
- the LOC117760453 gene encoding transmembrane protein 79-like, which translates to MSTSGLQDTNRENVKELDSMKESISDIINQLQDIDPARLSFSPFLDLDTQISLAPVSDSPESSMEELHSSSHSVSGSQRSLEPPPATLQPKSSAPCHQPPSEGLPEEPQADQTEGGEPDQTLSSPIITEHNLDAATENCISTPTPASQGDLPNGTDAPRWSPESTNLDCTADEGRPLIGPPPESVELTVWSSQGRGETCEATAEAAARGPCCCRCCQCKCCQSGRVPAFVSVVASLLCATGILYALYFYVPIKPPDCPDVASRIIFTLCCCVVAAVPILLAMLMGAVCQFCTGSFGLQESFPRRRAVQQLFVTASLEQLLLYVLNLVVMATLLPQDQLQLVPILVAMFIFGRLVYWVSLNVCSSWRGFGSGLTVFPLLAMVALNLFLMYMQNLKEPLFGSQDVLYNQVTPSSWSGETSQSASGKPDILPTDILDSQ; encoded by the exons ATGAGCACCTCAGGGCTTCAGGACACCAACCGGGAGAACGTGAAGGAGCTCGACAGCATGAAGGAGTCCATCAGCGACATCATCAACCAGCTCCAGGACATCGACCCGGCCAGgctctccttctcccccttcCTGGACCTGGACACTCAGATCTCTTTGGCGCCTGTGTCAGACAGCCCCGAGTCCTCCATGGAGGAGCTGCACTCGTCCTCCCACTCCGTCTCCGGCTCCCAGCGCTCCCTTGAACCACCACCAGCGACGCTTCAGCCAAAGA GCTCTGCTCCCTGCCACCAGCCCCCCAGCGAGGGCCTCCCAGAGGAGCCACAAGCGGATCAGACGGAGGGGGGGGAACCGGATCAAACTCTTTCCAGTCCCATCATCACAGAGCACAACTTGGACGCCGCCACGGAAAACTGCATCAGCACTCCAACCCCGGCCTCCCAGGGAGACCTCCCCAACGGCACAGACGCCCCGAGATGGAGTCCGGAGTCCACCAATCTGGACTGCACTGCGGACGAGGGCCGACCTCTGATAGGCCCTCCACCGGAGAGCGTGGAGCTGACAGTGTGGAGCTCGCAGGGGCGGGGAGAGACTTGCGAGGCCACGGCGGAGGCTGCGGCGCGGGGGCcatgctgctgccgctgctgccagTGTAAATGCTGCCAGAGTGGCCGAGTCCCTGCTTTCGTCTCAGTCGTGGCCTCTCTGCTGTGTGCAACCGGGATCCTCTATGCACTCTATTTCTATGTCCCCATCAAGCCCCCCGACTGCCCCGACGTGGCCAGCCGCATCATTTTCACCCTCTGCTGCTGCGTGGTGGCCGCCGTCCCCATCCTGCTCG CGATGCTCATGGGCGCGGTGTGCCAGTTCTGCACCGGCTCCTTCGGCCTGCAGGAGTCTTTCCCAAGAAGACGGGCCGTTCAGCAGCTGTTCGTCACAGCCTCCTTGGAGCAGTTACTCCTCTATGTCCTCAACCTCGTCGTTATGGCCACTTTACTGCCTCAAGACCAGCTGCAGTTGGTTCCCATACTGGTTGCCATGTTTATCTTTGGAAG GCTCGTTTACTGGGTCAGCCTGAACGTGTGCAGCTCCTGGCGGGGCTTCGGCTCCGGCCTGACCGTCTTCCCGCTCCTCGCCATGGTGGCTCTCAATCTGTTCCTCATGTACATGCAGAATCTCAAAGAGCCCCTCTTTGGCTCGCAGGACGTCCTCTATAATCAGGTCACCCCCTCTTCCTGGTCAGGGGAGACATCACAGAGCGCGAGTGGCAAACCAGACATCCTACCCACAGACATCCTGGACTCTCAGTGA